The Camelina sativa cultivar DH55 chromosome 14, Cs, whole genome shotgun sequence genome includes a window with the following:
- the LOC104740510 gene encoding golgin candidate 2 isoform X1 has product MANWISSKLKAAETILQQLDQQAADSLRKDEKSETHDEVFETSPKSGSSPVSLKDQLRKKTYEGGSDSGGGSQRNSVEQKPPSYLSSGKKLRKPDQSQEKTSSPSQGLTQDKTNKLTDNDWTELLSSPSQVTSTSKPRTPGGTSVTRGLKKDGKRHGNVGRNPLVSDGGKKSEKSSIANVVDSRGRPQKQPNKEPSDKEVSSPSDADMESRNAPRDMFVKSTRKESEKDVSAQPPPLDDSSRSAHETLPKETLPSVGKKDGREPRRSAVWGKQLREEVSQSNVSDRLKRKDSSLSSDESESDYESDSSTDSERERQREERRRRREKIFAEKIATKAVAVIKERENMVARLEGEKQSLEKIVEERAKQQAQEAAELQTNMMETLEAADLEKQKHNNTRMEVLTRLAGLEAANAELTRSLAAGQKKLETQIEQVAVLRQQVELKESTLEELKRNTFRIGESGSVLKQLDTSRGDIFEHQMLEAEISLLTDKIGRLQDKATKLEADIEMMRKDLEEPTEVEIELKRRLNQLTDHLIQKQSQVEALSSEKATISFRIEAVSRLIEENKGMSAIEAASQDLEAGEWELSGSTFKPALQDKIRSGKKHLGWLVMQLNAIFVSGTVFLRRNPTAKIWAVLYLVCLHLWVLYILLSHSDTSSSGELRSGAVISLENFSNSSHQ; this is encoded by the exons atggcgaaTTGGATCTCGTCGAAGCTCAAAGCCGCCGAAACGATTCTTCAACAG CTCGATCAGCAGGCAGCAGATTCTCTACGAAAGGATGAGAAGTCTGAGACCCATGACGAGGTCTTTGAGACCTCTCCAAAATCTGGAAGCAGTCCTGTTTCTTTGAAAGAtcagctgaggaagaagacataTGAAGGTGGTAGTGATTCTGGCGGTGGATCTCAGAGAAACTCAGTTGAGCAAAAACCACCTAGCTACTTGAGTAGTGGCAAAAAATTACGCAAACCAGATCAATCCCAAGAAAAGACAAGTTCACCGTCACAGGGTTTGACACAGGATAAAACTAATAAACTCACTGACAATGACTGGACAGAACTCCTGAGTTCTCCAAGTCAGGTGACCAGCACTTCTAAGCCTCGTACTCCCGGTGGAACATCTGTGACTCGGGGATTGAAGAAGGATGGAAAAAGGCATGGCAATGTGGGGAGAAATCCTTTGGTATCTGATGGTGGAAAGAAGAGTGAGAAGAGTAGTATCGCTAATGTGGTCGATTCTAGAGGGAGGCCACAAAAACAGCCGAATAAGGAACCTAGCGACAAGGAAGTGTCTAGCCCTTCTGATGCTGACATGGAAAGTAGAAATGCTCCTCGGGATATGTTTGTTAAGTCAACTCGTAAAGAGAGTGAGAAGGATGTCAGTGCTCAGCCACCTCCCCTGGATGACTCCTCGAGATCGGCCCATGAGACTCTCCCTAAGGAAACATTACCAAGTGTCGGAAAAAAGGATGGTCGTGAGCCCAGAAGAAGTGCTGTATGGGGAAAGCAGCTGAGGGAAGAAGTCTCACAGAGCAATGTTTCTGACCGTCTAAAGAGGAAAGATTCTTCCTTGTCAAGTGATGAATCTGAATCCGATTATGAGTCTGATTCGAGCACAGACTCTGAGAGAGAGCGTCAGAGGGAGGAGCGTAGGAGGAGACGAGAGAAAATCTTCGCTGAAAAAATTGCAACAAAAGCTGTAGCGGTCATCAAAGAGCGAGAGAATATGGTAGCAAGACTTGAAGGTGAAAAACAGAGTTTAGAGAAAATAGTCGAGGAACGAGCTAAACAACAGGCACAAGAG GCTGCAGAGTTGCAAACAAACATGATGGAAACGCTGGAAGCTGCTGACcttgaaaaacaaaagcataacAACACAAGAATGGAAGTTCTCACACGTTTGGCCGGATTGGAG GCTGCAAACGCGGAACTTACTAGATCGCTTGCTGCTGGGCAGAAGAAACTTGAGACTCAG ATAGAGCAGGTAGCAGTACTCCGACAACAAGTTGAGCTTAAAGAGTCTACTCTGGAAG AACTGAAGCGGAATACTTTTCGTATTGGGGAAAGTGGATCAGTCCTAAAACAG TTAGATACTTCTAGGGGAGACATCTTCGAACACCAGATGCTTGAAGCAGAGATTTCTTTGCTGACTGATAAAATCGGGCGGTTACAAGATAAG GCAACTAAACTGGAAGCAGACATAGAAATGATGAGAAAGGATCTCGAAGAACCAACTGAAGTGGAAATTGAACTGAAGCGAAGACTCAACCAGCTTACTGACCACCTTATTCAAAAACAATCCCAG GTCGAAGCGCTTTCCTCAGAGAAAGCAACCATATCGTTTAGAATCGAG GCTGTATCAAGGCttatagaagaaaacaaaggtaTGTCTGCAATTGAAGCCGCATCCCAAGATCTTGAAGCAGGAGAGTGGGAACTCTCAGGATCAACGTTTAAACCAGCTCTCCAAGATAAAATCCGGTCAGGCAAGAAACATTTGGGATGGCTAGTGATGCAACTAAATGCTATATTCGTCTCGGGAACCGTATTCTTGCGTAGAAACCCGACCGCCAAAATCTGGGCTGTGCTCTATCTTGTTTGCCTTCATCTCTGGGTATTATACATCTTACTTTCTCATTCTgatacttcttcttcaggtgAACTTAGATCAGGTGCCGTGATTTCCTTAGAGAACTTCAGTAACAGTTCACATCAATAG
- the LOC104740510 gene encoding golgin candidate 2 isoform X2, with protein MANWISSKLKAAETILQQLDQQAADSLRKDEKSETHDEVFETSPKSGSSPVSLKDQLRKKTYEGGSDSGGGSQRNSVEQKPPSYLSSGKKLRKPDQSQEKTSSPSQGLTQDKTNKLTDNDWTELLSSPSQVTSTSKPRTPGGTSVTRGLKKDGKRHGNVGRNPLVSDGGKKSEKSSIANVVDSRGRPQKQPNKEPSDKEVSSPSDADMESRNAPRDMFVKSTRKESEKDVSAQPPPLDDSSRSAHETLPKETLPSVGKKDGREPRRSAVWGKQLREEVSQSNVSDRLKRKDSSLSSDESESDYESDSSTDSERERQREERRRRREKIFAEKIATKAVAVIKERENMVARLEGEKQSLEKIVEERAKQQAQEAAELQTNMMETLEAADLEKQKHNNTRMEVLTRLAGLEAANAELTRSLAAGQKKLETQIEQVAVLRQQVELKESTLEELKRNTFRIGESGSVLKQLDTSRGDIFEHQMLEAEISLLTDKIGRLQDKATKLEADIEMMRKDLEEPTEVEIELKRRLNQLTDHLIQKQSQVEALSSEKATISFRIEAVSRLIEENKGMSAIEAASQDLEAGEWELSGSTFKPALQDKIRSGKKHLGWLVMQLNAIFVSGTVFLRRNPTAKIWAVLYLVCLHLWVLYILLSHSDTSSSGELRSGAVISLENFSNSSHR; from the exons atggcgaaTTGGATCTCGTCGAAGCTCAAAGCCGCCGAAACGATTCTTCAACAG CTCGATCAGCAGGCAGCAGATTCTCTACGAAAGGATGAGAAGTCTGAGACCCATGACGAGGTCTTTGAGACCTCTCCAAAATCTGGAAGCAGTCCTGTTTCTTTGAAAGAtcagctgaggaagaagacataTGAAGGTGGTAGTGATTCTGGCGGTGGATCTCAGAGAAACTCAGTTGAGCAAAAACCACCTAGCTACTTGAGTAGTGGCAAAAAATTACGCAAACCAGATCAATCCCAAGAAAAGACAAGTTCACCGTCACAGGGTTTGACACAGGATAAAACTAATAAACTCACTGACAATGACTGGACAGAACTCCTGAGTTCTCCAAGTCAGGTGACCAGCACTTCTAAGCCTCGTACTCCCGGTGGAACATCTGTGACTCGGGGATTGAAGAAGGATGGAAAAAGGCATGGCAATGTGGGGAGAAATCCTTTGGTATCTGATGGTGGAAAGAAGAGTGAGAAGAGTAGTATCGCTAATGTGGTCGATTCTAGAGGGAGGCCACAAAAACAGCCGAATAAGGAACCTAGCGACAAGGAAGTGTCTAGCCCTTCTGATGCTGACATGGAAAGTAGAAATGCTCCTCGGGATATGTTTGTTAAGTCAACTCGTAAAGAGAGTGAGAAGGATGTCAGTGCTCAGCCACCTCCCCTGGATGACTCCTCGAGATCGGCCCATGAGACTCTCCCTAAGGAAACATTACCAAGTGTCGGAAAAAAGGATGGTCGTGAGCCCAGAAGAAGTGCTGTATGGGGAAAGCAGCTGAGGGAAGAAGTCTCACAGAGCAATGTTTCTGACCGTCTAAAGAGGAAAGATTCTTCCTTGTCAAGTGATGAATCTGAATCCGATTATGAGTCTGATTCGAGCACAGACTCTGAGAGAGAGCGTCAGAGGGAGGAGCGTAGGAGGAGACGAGAGAAAATCTTCGCTGAAAAAATTGCAACAAAAGCTGTAGCGGTCATCAAAGAGCGAGAGAATATGGTAGCAAGACTTGAAGGTGAAAAACAGAGTTTAGAGAAAATAGTCGAGGAACGAGCTAAACAACAGGCACAAGAG GCTGCAGAGTTGCAAACAAACATGATGGAAACGCTGGAAGCTGCTGACcttgaaaaacaaaagcataacAACACAAGAATGGAAGTTCTCACACGTTTGGCCGGATTGGAG GCTGCAAACGCGGAACTTACTAGATCGCTTGCTGCTGGGCAGAAGAAACTTGAGACTCAG ATAGAGCAGGTAGCAGTACTCCGACAACAAGTTGAGCTTAAAGAGTCTACTCTGGAAG AACTGAAGCGGAATACTTTTCGTATTGGGGAAAGTGGATCAGTCCTAAAACAG TTAGATACTTCTAGGGGAGACATCTTCGAACACCAGATGCTTGAAGCAGAGATTTCTTTGCTGACTGATAAAATCGGGCGGTTACAAGATAAG GCAACTAAACTGGAAGCAGACATAGAAATGATGAGAAAGGATCTCGAAGAACCAACTGAAGTGGAAATTGAACTGAAGCGAAGACTCAACCAGCTTACTGACCACCTTATTCAAAAACAATCCCAG GTCGAAGCGCTTTCCTCAGAGAAAGCAACCATATCGTTTAGAATCGAG GCTGTATCAAGGCttatagaagaaaacaaaggtaTGTCTGCAATTGAAGCCGCATCCCAAGATCTTGAAGCAGGAGAGTGGGAACTCTCAGGATCAACGTTTAAACCAGCTCTCCAAGATAAAATCCGGTCAGGCAAGAAACATTTGGGATGGCTAGTGATGCAACTAAATGCTATATTCGTCTCGGGAACCGTATTCTTGCGTAGAAACCCGACCGCCAAAATCTGGGCTGTGCTCTATCTTGTTTGCCTTCATCTCTGGGTATTATACATCTTACTTTCTCATTCTgatacttcttcttcaggtgAACTTAG
- the LOC104740513 gene encoding probable calcium-binding protein CML27 has translation MASANPETAKPTPASVDMANPEELKKVFDQFDSNGDGKISVLELGGVFKAMGTSYTETELNRVLEEVDTDRDGFINLDEFSTLCRSSSSAAEIRDAFDLYDQDKNGLISAAELHQVLNRLGMSCSVEDCTRMIGPVDADGDGNVNFEEFQKMMTSSSLINNGSANGGSA, from the coding sequence atggcaagcGCAAATCCAGAAACCGCCAAACCCACGCCTGCATCGGTGGACATGGCTAACCCAGAGGAGCTTAAGAAAGtcttcgaccagttcgattccAACGGCGACGGCAAGATCTCGGTGCTCGAACTCGGCGGCGTGTTTAAGGCCATGGGGACTTCCTACACGGAGACGGAGCTCAACCGCGTTTTGGAGGAAGTCGACACAGATCGCGACGGTTTCATCAACCTGGACGAGTTCTCTACACTCTGCCGCTCGTCTTCCTCCGCCGCGGAGATCCGTGACGCCTTCGATCTATACGATCAGGACAAAAACGGACTGATCTCCGCCGCTGAGCTTCATCAGGTTCTTAACCGCCTTGGGATGTCTTGCTCTGTCGAAGACTGTACTCGTATGATCGGACCTGTGGATGCTGACGGCGACGGGAATGTCAATTTCGAAGAGTTTCAGAAGATGATGACCTCTTCCTCCCTCATCAACAACGGATCTGCTAATGGAGGTTCGGcttag
- the LOC104740514 gene encoding rop guanine nucleotide exchange factor 5-like, with the protein MMKERFAKLLLGEDMSGSGKGVCTALAISNAITNLCATIFGQLWRLEPLPREKKEMWRREMEWILSVSDHIVELTPSTQTYQDGKKFEVWPCKVIAPKYKELSEKYQDMVFLKLDCNQDNKRYVRVRGAEDNIVGFRVLYETQR; encoded by the exons ATGATGAAGGAGAGATTTGCAAAGTTGTTGCTTGGTGAAGATATGTCAGGTTCTGGCAAAGGCGTGTGTACGGCTTTAGCCATCTCCAACGCTATCACTAATCTCTGTG CTACAATTTTTGGGCAACTATGGAGATTAGAGCCGCTTCCGAGGGAAAAGAAGGAGATGTGGAGAAGAGAGATGGAGTGGATACTTAGTGTTAGTGATCACATCGTTGAGTTAACACCTTCTACACAAACTTACCAAGACGGCAAAAAGTTTGAG GTGTGGCCTTGCAAAGTGATTGCTCCCAAATACAAAGAGCTATCTGAGAAGTACCAGGATATGGTGTTTCTTAAGCTTGACTGCAACCAAGACAACAAG AGATATGTTCGTGTTCGTGGAGCGGAGGACAACATAGTTGGTTTCCGCGTGCTGTACGAGACACAGAGATAA
- the LOC104740516 gene encoding thaumatin-like protein: MASIILFNFAFLLLLSHASASTVIFYNKCKHPVWPGIQPSAGQNILAGGGFKLPANKAHTLQLPPLWSGRFWGRHGCSFDRSGRGRCATGDCGGSLSCNGAGGSPPATLAEITLGPELDFYDVSLVDGYNLAMSIMPVKGSGQCSYAGCVSDLNQMCPVGLQVRSRNGKRVVACKSACSAFNSPQYCCTGLFGNPQSCKPTAYSKIFKVACPKAYSYAYDDPTSIATCSKANYIVTFCPHHRHLN, translated from the exons ATGGCTTCAATCATCCTCTTCAACTTTgctttccttcttctcctctctcacGCTTCAG CTTCTACGGTAATCTTCTACAACAAATGCAAACACCCAGTGTGGCCAGGAATCCAACCCAGCGCCGGCCAAAACATACTCGCCGGCGGTGGTTTTAAGCTTCCGGCTAACAAAGCCCACACTCTTCAACTCCCACCACTCTGGTCTGGCCGCTTCTGGGGTCGCCACGGCTGCTCCTTCGACAGATCTGGTCGTGGTCGTTGTGCCACCGGGGACTGCGGCGGTTCTCTCTCCTGCAACGGTGCCGGCGGTTCACCTCCGGCCACTCTCGCCGAAATCACCCTCGGCCCTGAGCTAGACTTCTATGACGTCAGCCTCGTCGACGG TTATAACCTGGCGATGTCGATAATGCCGGTTAAGGGTTCAGGTCAATGTAGCTACGCCGGTTGTGTTAGCGATCTAAACCAGATGTGTCCGGTTGGGTTACAAGTCAGGTCACGTAACGGGAAACGGGTAGTAGCCTGTAAAAGCGCTTGCTCTGCTTTCAACTCACCACAGTACTGTTGCACCGGCTTGTTCGGTAACCCACAATCTTGCAAACCAACGGCTTACTCCAAAATCTTCAAAGTCGCTTGCCCCAAAGCCTATTCTTACGCTTACGATGACCCAACCAGCATTGCCACATGTTCAAAGGCTAACTACATTGTCACCTTTTGCCCTCACCATCGCCATTTAAATTAG
- the LOC104740517 gene encoding ERAD-associated E3 ubiquitin-protein ligase component HRD3A — protein MRISGFGIVILSVLIFYFVEISVHARPVVLVLSNDDLNSGGDDNGVGESTDFDEFGESEPKSEEELDPGSWRPIFEPEDSTVQAASPQYYSGLKKILSAASEGNFRLMEEAVDEIEAASSAGDPHAQSIMGFVYGIGMMKDKSKSKSFLHHNFAASGGNMQSKMALAFTYLRQDMHDKAVQLYAELAETAVNSFLISKDSPVVEPTRIHSGTEENKGALRKSRGEEDEDFQILEYQAHKGNANAMYKIGLFYYFGLRGLRRDHTKALHWFSKAVEKGEPRSMELLGEIYARGAGVERNYTKALEWLTLAAKEGLYSAFNGIGYLYVKGYGVDKKNYTKAREYFEKAVDNEDPSGHYNLGVLYLKGIGVKRDVRQATKYFFVAANAGQPKAFYQLAKMFHTGVGLKKNLEMATLFYKLVAERGPWSSLSRWALEAYLKGDVGKALILYSRMAEMGYEIAQSNAAWILDKYGERSMCMGVSGFCTDKERHERAHSLWWRASEQGNEHAALLIGDAYYYGRGTERDFVRAAEAYMHAKSQSNAQAMFNLGYMHEHGEGLPFDLHLAKRYYDQALQSDATARLPVTLALASLWLRRNYADTILVRVVDSLPEVYPKVEAWIENVVFDEGNATILTLFVCLITILYLRERQRRQVVVADQVAADVAQPLDADVAQHLAAFQR, from the exons ATGAGAATCTCAGGTTTCGGAATTGTGATTCTCTCTGTACTCATTTTCTATTTCGTGGAAATTAGCGTTCACGCTCGTCCCGTTGTTCTCGTCCTCTCCAATGACGATCTCAATAGCGGCGGCGACGATAACGGAGTCGGAGAGTCCACTGACTTCGATGAGTTTGGGGAATCCGAACCCAAGTCCGAAGAGGAGCTTGATCCCGGTTCGTGGCGACCGATCTTCGAGCCAGAAGACTCCACAGTCCAAGCCGCGTCGCCGCAGTACTACTCCGGCCTCAAAAAGATTCTATCGGCGGCGAGTGAGGGAAATTTCAGGTTGATGGAGGAAGCAGTGGATGAGATAGAGGCTGCTTCTTCAGCTGGAGATCCCCACGCGCAGTCCATAATGGGATTCGTTTACGGGATAGGTATGATGAAGGACAAGAGCAAAAGCAAGTCGTTTCTTCACCATAACTTCGCAGCTTCCGGTGGTAATATGCAGTCGAAGATGGCTCTTGCGTTCACGTATCTGCGACAAGAT ATGCATGATAAAGCTGTTCAATTATATGCTGAATTAGCAGAGACGGCTGTCAATAGTTTTCTGATCTCAAAGGATTCTCCGGTGGTTGAGCCAACTAGAATTCACAGCGgaactgaagaaaacaaaggtGCTCTGAGGAAGTCCCGTGGCGAGGAGGATGAAGATTTCCAGATATTGGAATACCAGGCACATAAAGGGAATGCTAATGCCATGTACAAAATTGGACTGTTCTACTACTTTGGCCTGCGAGGATTAAGACGTGATCACACCAAGGCATTGCACTGGTTTTCGAAAGCAGTTGAAAAAGGAGAGCCGAGGTCTATGGAACTTCTGGGGGAGATATATGCTCGAGGAGCTGGTGTTGAAAGAAATTATACCAAGGCACTTGAATGGCTTACACTTGCTGCAAAAGAAGGTCTCTATTCAGCATTTAATGGAATTGGCTACTTGTATGTTAAAGGTTATGGGGTAGATAAGAAGAACTACACTAAG GCAAGAGAATATTTTGAGAAGGCTGTTGACAATGAAGACCCCAGTGGGCATTATAACCTTGGAGTTTTGTATCTGAAAGGCATCGGAGTCAAAAGGGATGTGAGGCAGGCAACAAAATACTTCTTTGTTGCTGCAAATGCTGGTCAACCAAAGGCTTTCTATCAACTCGCCAAGATGTTCCATACTGGAGTTGGGCTTAAGAAGAACCTGGAAATG GCgactttattttataagttagTAGCCGAAAGGGGACCTTGGAGTTCCCTCTCTAGATGGGCTCTTGAAGCTTACTTAAAAGGTGATGTGGGTAAGGCTTTGATCTTGTACTCAAGAATGGCAGAGATGGGTTATGAAATAGCACAAAGTAATGCTGCCTGGATCCTTGATAAATACGGTGAAAGAAGCATGTGCATGGGAGTATCTGGGTTTTGCACAGACAAGGAGAGACATGAGCGGGCTCATTCTTTGTGGTGGCGCGCCTCTGAACAAGGCAATGAACATGCTGCTCTGCTTATTGGAGATGCATATTACTATGGCCGG GGAACCGAGAGAGATTTTGTGCGTGCGGCTGAAGCATACATGCATGCTAAATCACAGTCAAACGCGCAAGCAATGTTCAACCTTGGTTACATGCATGAACATGGAGAAGGACTTCCCTTTGATCTCCATTTAGCAAAACGCTACTATGATCAAGCCCTCCAGAGCGATGCAACCGCGAGATTGCCAGTTACACTTGCTCTCGCTAGTTTATGGCTCCGTAGAAACTATGCTGATACCATCCTG GTGAGAGTTGTGGATTCATTACCAGAAGTGTATCCGAAGGTAGAGGCTTGGATAGAGAATGTGGTGTTTGACGAAGGTAATGCAACAATACTTACACTCTTTGTCTGTCTCATTACAATTCTCTATCTCCGGGAAAGACAACGTAGGCAAGTCGTTGTCGCCGATCAAGTTGCTGCTGACGTAGCACAGCCCCTCGATGCTGATGTGGCCCAACACCTCGCTGCGTTCCAACGGTAA
- the LOC104740518 gene encoding uncharacterized protein LOC104740518, which produces MSEEFVVIRIKQVIYSGGYEQSLLYITLCNPRNLRRLSPRSPTQKYSKLSHTFSLHWDIQILLSFFVFFFYNSQVRLLPLRVVSFLSTDVYFFVMEFASFLKLLSQTDGFGFGFGCGIFVFGCFSQLFNLVFLCFLLLLGLKFLFLNRISQKFESCNSFEHKDCKNNGFVSDSKMVDGLDRKKKPIILHWSSDSSADVLSCENCDRLILRDDDHIKNRDSTAALTETELDEKNHQESEDEEESRFRSDEEDQVFDVITLREMVKRERKRGDFMKKELEKERRAAESATEEAMAMLLKLRMEKSVVEMEAKQYKRVAEQKQAYDQEVIQSLQWMLMKLDDHQ; this is translated from the coding sequence AAGAATTTGTTGTGATCCGGATAAAACAAGTAATTTATTCGGGTGGATATGAACAATCTCTCCTTTACATTACATTATGTAATCCTCGCAATCTTCGCCGTTTATCTCCTCGTTCCCCGACTCAAAAATATTCCAAACTCTCACACACATTCTCTCTTCATTGGGATATtcaaattcttctttcttttttcgtgttctttttttataactcCCAAGTACGTTTATTACCTTTACGAGTTGTTTCGTTTCTATCCACTGATGTCTACTTCTTTGTAATGGAATTTGCTTCGTTTCTGAAGCTTTTGAGTCAAACcgatggttttggttttggttttggatgtGGGATCTTCGTTTTTGGTTGCTTCTCTCAGCTCTTCAATCtcgtcttcctctgtttcttgcttcttcttggactcaagtttctatttttaaatcGAATTTCTCAAAAGTTCGAGTCTTGCAACTCCTTTGAACATAAGGATTGCAAAAACAATGGGTTCGTTTCAGATTCTAAGATGGTTGATGGATTGGATCGGAAGAAGAAGCCCATCATTTTACACTGGAGTTCTGATTCTTCAGCTGATGTGTTGAGCTGCGAGAACTGTGATCGTCTTATTCTACGTGATGATGATCACATCAAAAACAGAGACAGTACCGCGGCGTTAACGGAAACAGAGCTTGACGAGAAGAATCATCAGGAGAGCGAGGACGAAGAAGAATCACGGTTTCGGAGCGATGAAGAAGACCAGGTGTTCGACGTTATTACTCTGAGAGAAAtggtgaagagagagaggaaacgcGGAGATTTCATGAAGAAAGAGctggagaaggagagaagagcAGCTGAATCAGCTACGGAAGAAGCCATGGCTATGCTTCTAAAGCTACGGATGGAGAAAAGCGTTGTGGAGATGGAAGCAAAACAATACAAGAGAGTTGCCGAACAGAAGCAAGCCTATGATCAGGAAGTGATTCAATCGTTACAGTGGATGTTGATGAAGCTTGATGACCACCAATAA